The genomic segment ATAACTTTTATTTTTTAATTGTTTGTGTTTCTGTTTTTGAATCTACGAAAAACGAAAGGTTACGAAAAATACGAAACGGAGTTTGGTGTTTGGTTTTCATCTTTCGTATTTTTCGTATTGATTCGCGTTTCGTTGATTGGGGAAGTCAACTATTCTGCCACTGCCCCAAAAAGAAACTTTTCAGGATATTATGGCATGATTAGCTTTAGAAATATGACAGGCGGGAGGGGATATTAATAAGGTATGACAGAATGGCTATGTAAGATGTAAGAGGGCAAAGGGCAGATGTGTTTCCCCTCTGCCGTCTGCCATTATACATCTTCCATTAATTTCTTCACCTTTTCCTCAATCATATCCCTCACCTTCCTGAACTCCTCTTTATTCATGTCTTTCGGTTGAGGAATCTGCCAGTCGAGGCGGTGTTTGGCTGGAATGAACGGACAGGCATCTCCGCAGCCCATGGTGACAATGTAATCCAATGCCTCACCCCTTCCCTCTCCCAAGGAGAGGGAGTTCATTACTTCATCAATAGATTTTGATTGGTGAGTTGTCAGATCGTATCCAACTTCTTTCATTGCATCAATTGCCTTAGGATTAATTTTGCCGGAAGGTTTTGATCCTGCACTGAAAACTTGTATTTCATTTTCTCCCTTCCCTTGGGGAAGGGATGGGGATGGGCAGTGTATTCGTGCAAACGCTTCCGCCATCTGGCTTCGGTTGGAGTTTTCGATGCAGACAAATAATATTTTTTTCATACTTCGTGTTTGAATTCTTAGTTACAGCAATCGGGTCCGCAGCAATCTTTTGGTTTCTCACCATAAACGGTTATGCTAAAAATTCCGGCACCGCTATTTTTATAGGCTGTTATCTCCTGTTCCGACAAATATCCGGAAAGAATATCATTCGGAATAATAATCGGTTTTACCTTCTGAACTTTAACGTTTTTGAAACCTGCTGTATCAATGATCTTCAGATATTCTTCTTTTTGAATGGCTCCTGCCACGCATCCTGCATACATCTCTCCTGCTTTTTGAAGATTTTCAGGAAGCTCACCTTTCAATACAACATCTGAAACGCTGAAATGACCACCGGGTTTTATTATCCTGAATATTTCTCTAAAAGCCAGTTGCTTGTCGGGTACAAGATTCAGGACACAGTTGCTCACGACAACATCAACTCTATTTGCCGAAAGAGGT from the Bacteroidota bacterium genome contains:
- a CDS encoding arsenate reductase ArsC, yielding MKKILFVCIENSNRSQMAEAFARIHCPSPSLPQGKGENEIQVFSAGSKPSGKINPKAIDAMKEVGYDLTTHQSKSIDEVMNSLSLGEGRGEALDYIVTMGCGDACPFIPAKHRLDWQIPQPKDMNKEEFRKVRDMIEEKVKKLMEDV
- a CDS encoding arsenite methyltransferase; the protein is METSEKLKQLVKEKYSEIALQSKEQNQSSCCGSGGCSDEIYNIMSDDYTKMEGYNSDADLGLGCGLPTEFALIKKGDVVVDLGSGAGNDCFVARSITGEKGKVIGIDFTEPMIEKARANADKLGFNNVEFRYGDIEKIPLSANRVDVVVSNCVLNLVPDKQLAFREIFRIIKPGGHFSVSDVVLKGELPENLQKAGEMYAGCVAGAIQKEEYLKIIDTAGFKNVKVQKVKPIIIPNDILSGYLSEQEITAYKNSGAGIFSITVYGEKPKDCCGPDCCN